In a single window of the Coleofasciculaceae cyanobacterium genome:
- a CDS encoding nitrate reductase, which yields MSEPIKTLCPYCGVGCGLEVLPPAQPGKSIQRDNQGNPLWQVRGDRSHPSSKGKICVKGGTVAESLDKDRLKYPLMRNSLDQEFKRVSWDEALDRIVARIKKVRDTRGSDAICMYGSGQFQSEDYYIAQKLLKGCLGTNNFDANSRLCMSSAVSGYIQSLGSDGPPSCYEDLELTDCAFLIGTNTAECHPIVYNRLRMQHKKNRKVKMIVVDPRETKTAKDADLHLAIQPGTDIDLLNGIAHLLLRWGELDTLFIDECTQGFSNFTQVIKDYPPELVARRCGIRIDHLEQAARYWAESEKVLSLWSMGVNQSSEGTAKVSSIINLHLMTGNIGKPGAGPFSLTGQPNAMGGRETGGLSHLIPGYRAVKNPSHRAELEQAWQLPPGRINPVPGKDVWSMITGLETGDVGLFWVAATNPAVSMPDLVRTKKALLRSPFTIVQDAYYPMETASFAHVVLPAAQWGEKTGTMTNSERVVTLCSKFRQAPGEARPDWEIFAEVGRRLGFTKEFNFANSAQVYQEFVSLTKGRPCDMSGLSHGRLRQQGAIQWPCPLEEIDNHKLPNIALTCDTANNVADNSEPAKGLFSNLFKGKEETFVAKRLYTDRRFNTPDGRARFTALHSKGLAEPIDIKYPFVLTIGRLYEHWHTMTRTGRIEKIMKKQPQSFIEIHPRDAAKLGIEEQTMVEVRSRRGGGRFAAKITKAIVPGTVFVPMHWGALWTDNGEANLLTHPEACPISLQPELKACAVNLTPVKFEDSFSNHSSKDAIPDIVEKSMSV from the coding sequence GTGAGCGAACCAATAAAAACTCTGTGTCCCTACTGTGGTGTTGGCTGTGGACTAGAAGTTTTACCTCCAGCACAACCAGGAAAATCGATTCAAAGAGACAATCAAGGGAATCCGCTTTGGCAAGTTAGAGGCGATCGCTCTCATCCGTCCAGTAAAGGTAAAATATGTGTTAAAGGTGGTACAGTCGCTGAATCCTTGGATAAAGACCGCCTCAAATATCCGCTGATGCGGAATAGCTTAGATCAAGAATTTAAGCGAGTTAGTTGGGATGAGGCATTAGATCGAATAGTAGCTCGAATTAAAAAAGTTAGAGATACTCGGGGTTCAGATGCAATTTGTATGTATGGTTCGGGACAGTTTCAAAGCGAAGATTACTATATTGCTCAAAAACTGCTTAAAGGCTGCTTGGGTACAAATAATTTTGATGCCAATTCCCGTCTGTGTATGTCTTCTGCAGTGTCAGGATATATCCAAAGCCTGGGTTCGGATGGTCCTCCTTCGTGCTACGAAGATCTGGAGTTAACCGACTGTGCCTTTCTGATTGGCACGAACACCGCTGAATGTCATCCTATTGTCTATAATCGTTTACGGATGCAGCACAAGAAAAACCGCAAGGTCAAAATGATTGTGGTCGATCCGCGTGAAACTAAAACAGCAAAGGATGCAGACTTACATTTAGCAATTCAGCCAGGCACAGATATAGATCTGCTCAACGGCATTGCTCATCTGTTGCTTCGTTGGGGCGAACTAGATACTTTATTTATTGATGAATGCACTCAAGGCTTTAGCAATTTTACTCAGGTAATTAAAGACTATCCTCCCGAACTAGTCGCTCGTCGCTGCGGTATCCGTATCGATCATTTAGAACAAGCAGCCCGCTACTGGGCAGAATCAGAAAAAGTTTTGTCACTCTGGTCGATGGGCGTAAATCAATCTTCTGAGGGAACGGCAAAAGTCAGCAGTATTATTAACCTACACTTAATGACGGGCAACATTGGGAAACCAGGGGCGGGACCATTTTCCCTTACAGGACAGCCTAATGCTATGGGGGGTAGAGAAACAGGAGGACTCTCTCATCTGATTCCTGGTTATCGAGCAGTTAAAAATCCTAGTCATCGTGCAGAATTAGAGCAAGCCTGGCAGCTACCTCCAGGTAGGATCAACCCTGTTCCTGGTAAAGATGTCTGGAGTATGATTACTGGTTTGGAAACAGGAGACGTTGGGCTATTTTGGGTCGCTGCGACCAATCCTGCGGTAAGTATGCCTGACTTGGTTAGAACCAAAAAAGCCTTGTTGCGATCGCCTTTCACTATCGTACAGGATGCTTACTATCCGATGGAAACGGCTAGCTTTGCCCATGTGGTTTTACCCGCAGCCCAGTGGGGCGAAAAAACTGGCACTATGACTAACTCCGAAAGGGTTGTTACCCTTTGTTCCAAGTTTCGCCAAGCACCAGGAGAAGCTCGACCAGATTGGGAGATCTTTGCCGAGGTTGGTCGTCGTTTAGGTTTTACCAAAGAGTTTAATTTTGCTAATTCCGCTCAAGTTTATCAAGAGTTTGTCAGCTTAACTAAAGGTCGTCCCTGTGATATGAGTGGCTTGAGTCACGGGAGATTACGTCAACAGGGAGCTATCCAGTGGCCCTGTCCTTTAGAAGAAATCGATAACCATAAATTGCCAAACATTGCTTTGACCTGTGATACTGCCAACAATGTCGCTGACAATAGTGAGCCAGCCAAAGGTTTGTTTTCCAATTTGTTCAAAGGTAAAGAAGAAACTTTTGTAGCTAAAAGACTTTATACCGATCGTCGATTTAATACTCCTGATGGACGAGCCAGATTCACTGCTTTGCACTCCAAAGGATTAGCTGAACCCATTGATATTAAATATCCCTTTGTTTTAACTATAGGTCGCCTCTATGAACACTGGCATACTATGACTCGCACGGGGCGGATTGAAAAAATCATGAAGAAGCAACCTCAGTCATTTATCGAAATTCACCCCAGAGACGCTGCCAAACTAGGTATTGAAGAGCAAACCATGGTTGAAGTGCGATCGCGCCGAGGCGGAGGGCGTTTTGCAGCTAAAATTACCAAAGCGATCGTTCCTGGTACGGTCTTTGTTCCAATGCATTGGGGGGCATTGTGGACAGACAACGGTGAGGCAAATCTGCTGACTCATCCAGAAGCCTGTCCTATTTCT
- a CDS encoding MFS transporter, translating to MLGEMWQFQGRYKILHITWFAFFLTFVVWFNLPPLATTIQADLGLTGEQIKTLAICNVALTVPARIIIGMLLDKFGPRLTYSLLLMYASIPCIMFASAQNFSQLVISRLLIGIVGAGFVIGIRMVAEWFPPREIGLAEGIYGGWGNFGSAFSAFTLAIFAGWLSFGAPGSGINWRAAIASTGIIAALYGIFYLLNAKDTPPGKVYRRPKSARGLEVTTKKDFWFLMLMNVPLTGILMLVAWRLMKLGLYGTGTMYIIWFALLGLYLFQAYNCWAVNKDLMTGKKRYPAEDRYDFSQVAILELTYVVNFGSELAVVSMLPAFFEGTFDLSKAAAGMIASSYAFMNLAARPGGGLISDKLGSRKMTMGVLTACMGIGYLLLSQVGSGWFLPAAVVLTMACSFFVQAGEGSTFSIVPLIKKRVTGQVAGNVGAYGNVGAVAYLTIFSLLPGWLGGGADPSPAIEAAADARFFQIMGVTALIVAGLCFVVLKEPKGSFAEAHHDEEKSLLEPTLEPEKI from the coding sequence ATGCTCGGAGAAATGTGGCAATTCCAGGGTAGATACAAAATTCTACATATTACTTGGTTTGCATTCTTTTTAACATTTGTAGTTTGGTTCAATCTGCCCCCTCTGGCAACTACTATCCAAGCCGACCTGGGTTTAACAGGAGAACAAATCAAAACTCTGGCTATTTGTAACGTAGCTCTAACTGTTCCTGCTCGGATTATTATTGGGATGTTGCTCGATAAGTTTGGTCCCCGACTAACTTATTCTTTGCTACTAATGTATGCTTCAATTCCCTGTATCATGTTTGCCTCGGCACAAAACTTTAGTCAGCTAGTGATTTCTCGCTTATTGATTGGTATTGTTGGTGCGGGTTTTGTAATTGGAATTCGCATGGTTGCAGAATGGTTTCCGCCTAGAGAAATCGGTCTAGCTGAAGGTATTTATGGTGGCTGGGGTAACTTTGGTTCTGCTTTCTCCGCATTTACATTAGCTATTTTCGCTGGCTGGTTGTCATTCGGTGCGCCTGGTTCGGGCATTAACTGGCGTGCTGCGATCGCTTCCACAGGTATTATCGCTGCTCTCTATGGAATTTTCTATCTCTTAAACGCCAAAGATACTCCTCCTGGCAAAGTGTATCGTCGTCCTAAAAGTGCTAGAGGTCTAGAAGTTACCACCAAAAAAGATTTCTGGTTCTTAATGTTGATGAATGTTCCTTTAACTGGAATCTTGATGCTGGTTGCTTGGCGATTAATGAAGTTGGGTCTGTATGGCACAGGCACAATGTATATTATCTGGTTTGCTTTACTAGGATTATATTTATTCCAAGCTTATAATTGCTGGGCAGTAAACAAAGACCTGATGACAGGCAAGAAACGCTATCCCGCAGAAGATCGCTACGATTTTTCCCAGGTAGCAATTTTAGAGCTGACCTACGTTGTTAACTTTGGTTCAGAACTAGCTGTAGTTTCCATGCTTCCTGCCTTTTTTGAAGGGACATTTGATTTATCTAAAGCTGCCGCGGGGATGATTGCCTCTAGCTACGCTTTCATGAACTTAGCTGCTCGTCCTGGCGGTGGTTTGATTTCTGATAAATTAGGTAGTCGTAAAATGACCATGGGTGTCTTAACAGCCTGTATGGGTATTGGCTATCTACTTTTGAGCCAAGTCGGCAGCGGCTGGTTTTTACCTGCTGCGGTTGTTTTGACTATGGCTTGCTCTTTCTTTGTGCAAGCAGGGGAAGGTTCTACGTTTTCGATCGTGCCTTTAATTAAAAAACGTGTAACTGGTCAGGTGGCTGGTAATGTGGGAGCATACGGTAACGTTGGAGCAGTAGCTTATTTGACAATTTTTAGTTTGCTTCCTGGTTGGTTAGGTGGTGGAGCCGATCCTTCTCCAGCCATTGAAGCAGCAGCAGATGCGCGCTTTTTCCAAATTATGGGTGTAACAGCGTTAATCGTTGCAGGATTATGTTTTGTAGTTCTCAAAGAACCCAAGGGTTCATTTGCCGAGGCTCATCATGATGAAGAAAAATCGTTACTTGAGCCTACTTTAGAGCCTGAAAAAATCTAA
- a CDS encoding transglutaminase family protein, with the protein MDLQYKIDYISGSSDSHTSAYDTATERAGVCRDFAHLGIAFCRALTIPARFVSAYAWQLKPPDFPACFEAYLGNQWYLFDATRLAPTDGLVRIATGRDAADVAFATVFGAVQLNKMNVYIENIGDRQEASNPESTAYANIST; encoded by the coding sequence TTGGATTTACAATATAAGATAGACTATATCTCTGGCAGCAGCGATTCCCATACTTCAGCTTACGATACGGCGACTGAGAGAGCAGGTGTTTGTCGAGATTTTGCCCACTTAGGAATTGCTTTTTGTCGTGCCTTAACTATCCCGGCTAGATTTGTATCAGCTTATGCCTGGCAGCTAAAGCCACCCGATTTTCCTGCCTGTTTTGAAGCCTATTTAGGAAATCAATGGTATCTTTTTGATGCTACTCGTCTGGCACCTACCGACGGATTAGTGCGTATTGCTACAGGTAGAGATGCAGCAGACGTAGCTTTTGCTACGGTATTCGGTGCTGTGCAATTAAACAAGATGAACGTATATATCGAGAATATAGGCGATCGCCAAGAAGCATCTAACCCAGAAAGTACTGCCTATGCCAACATTTCAACTTGA
- a CDS encoding alpha-amylase family glycosyl hydrolase has product MASLTEFKLFAPYNKEAAVTGSFTDWQPVPMEKGDDGYFRTKIELEDGEHEYKFRVRSLSWFLEPDEWVEIVDPCAVNIAPKSQNGTITIKDGEPIVDTYVWMHDEKPLPPDHELVIYELHVGDFSGGEDDSKARGKYQHVIDKLDYLLDLGINAIEVMPVKENPGTYSWGYSPQHFYAAESNYGTTYELKHLIDECHGKGIRVIMDGIYNHANTDCPLTQIDHDYWFHHDPTDPDNSWGPEFNYEKYDENLEVKPAWKFVGDTVDFWVKEYHIDGIRYDAARQIDNYDFMHWIVDRAKKDGGVKPFINIAEHIPENPAITNLEGPMDSCWHDSFYHTVVEHICGDRYEPEELKNVIDCKRQGFMGTTNVVNYITNHDHERVMVELAKRDLFGEAAFKRVKLGAILLMTAVGIPMVWMGEEFGEYQPLNQEACKIDWTLLAADNNQYLFAHYKGLINLRKGNHALYTENIDFFYEDPEAKVIAYTRWNGEGSRVVVVANFSDQYLGGYAVPNFPADGTWHEWTGNYDIEAGDGQIVIDLPEYEAQVFVM; this is encoded by the coding sequence ATGGCAAGTCTAACAGAATTTAAGTTATTCGCTCCTTATAACAAGGAGGCTGCTGTTACTGGTTCTTTTACCGATTGGCAACCTGTACCAATGGAGAAAGGTGACGACGGTTATTTTAGAACTAAGATTGAACTAGAAGACGGGGAACATGAGTATAAATTTCGCGTTCGTTCTTTGAGTTGGTTTTTAGAACCAGACGAATGGGTAGAAATAGTCGATCCCTGTGCTGTTAATATTGCCCCAAAAAGTCAAAATGGCACGATAACCATCAAAGACGGAGAACCAATTGTCGATACTTATGTTTGGATGCACGACGAGAAACCACTACCCCCAGACCATGAGTTAGTTATTTACGAACTACACGTTGGTGACTTTTCAGGTGGAGAAGACGATTCTAAAGCGCGAGGAAAATATCAGCACGTCATTGATAAGCTTGACTATCTATTAGATTTAGGTATCAACGCCATTGAAGTGATGCCCGTCAAGGAAAACCCTGGGACTTATAGCTGGGGATACAGTCCACAACATTTTTATGCCGCTGAGTCCAATTATGGTACAACCTATGAACTAAAGCATTTAATTGATGAATGTCATGGTAAAGGCATTCGGGTAATTATGGATGGGATTTATAATCACGCCAACACTGATTGTCCCTTAACCCAAATTGACCATGATTATTGGTTTCATCATGACCCAACCGATCCAGATAACAGCTGGGGTCCAGAATTTAACTACGAAAAATATGATGAGAACCTAGAGGTTAAACCTGCTTGGAAATTCGTGGGTGATACCGTGGATTTTTGGGTTAAAGAATATCATATCGACGGTATTCGCTACGACGCAGCCAGACAAATTGATAACTACGACTTTATGCACTGGATTGTCGATCGCGCCAAAAAAGATGGCGGAGTCAAACCATTTATCAATATTGCCGAACATATTCCTGAAAATCCAGCGATCACCAACCTAGAAGGGCCAATGGATAGCTGCTGGCACGATAGTTTTTACCATACCGTAGTCGAACATATATGTGGCGATCGCTATGAACCTGAAGAACTCAAAAATGTAATTGACTGTAAACGTCAAGGCTTTATGGGTACGACTAACGTAGTTAACTACATTACTAATCACGACCACGAACGAGTAATGGTAGAGTTAGCTAAGCGTGATCTTTTCGGAGAAGCTGCCTTTAAGCGAGTCAAGTTAGGCGCGATTTTATTGATGACCGCAGTGGGGATTCCCATGGTCTGGATGGGTGAAGAATTTGGCGAATATCAGCCTTTGAATCAAGAAGCCTGTAAAATTGATTGGACACTATTGGCAGCAGACAACAACCAGTATCTGTTTGCTCACTATAAGGGTTTAATCAACCTACGTAAAGGAAATCATGCTTTGTATACAGAAAATATTGATTTCTTCTATGAAGATCCAGAAGCGAAGGTAATTGCCTATACTCGTTGGAATGGTGAAGGTTCTCGCGTAGTGGTTGTAGCTAACTTCTCCGATCAATATCTGGGCGGTTATGCAGTTCCTAATTTTCCTGCTGATGGAACTTGGCATGAATGGACTGGCAACTACGACATTGAAGCGGGTGATGGTCAGATTGTGATCGATTTACCTGAATACGAAGCACAGGTATTCGTAATGTGA
- a CDS encoding CsbD family protein: MSVEDRINATAKNIQGKVQEVVGEVTGNPQDRVEGKEKQTEAQVQHSVENAKDDIKKMID; this comes from the coding sequence ATGAGTGTTGAAGATAGAATTAATGCTACTGCTAAAAATATCCAAGGCAAAGTACAAGAAGTAGTCGGAGAAGTAACAGGAAATCCTCAAGATCGGGTAGAAGGTAAGGAAAAGCAGACTGAAGCTCAGGTTCAGCACAGTGTTGAAAACGCTAAGGATGATATCAAAAAAATGATCGACTAA
- a CDS encoding carboxylate-amine ligase, producing MNESEEFTIGVEEEYQIIDPQTRELCGKAEQIISYVRENLALENKDIIQPEMHRSQVEIATVVCQSLSDVRQELTRCRQAVIEAAEVSGKAIAAAGTHPFSDWREQEITPKPRYQNLEAEFKQLIRELVIFGNHVHIGMSDRAIALQVINRVRVWLPVLLALSANSPFWLGQVTDYASYRTEMWTRLPMTGAPQIFADEQEYQTLIDDLISAGAIKDPTNIYWDIRLSDKFPTIEFRVTDICLTVEEAVTITGLVRALVWTGYQEVINNVPLNQVRPELLQAAQWCAARYGLTDNLIDVIGKIPLPAQDLVEKFLNYLRPGLEKFGDWELISTSVQKILDQGNGAQRQLAIYQKNQNLVEVVDYLVEQTKLFNI from the coding sequence ATGAATGAATCTGAAGAATTTACCATCGGCGTAGAAGAGGAATATCAAATAATCGATCCGCAAACCAGAGAACTTTGTGGTAAAGCCGAGCAGATAATTAGTTATGTTAGAGAGAATTTAGCTCTAGAAAACAAAGACATTATCCAGCCAGAAATGCACCGTTCCCAGGTAGAAATTGCCACAGTGGTATGTCAATCTCTATCAGATGTGCGTCAAGAATTGACTCGCTGTCGTCAAGCAGTAATTGAGGCTGCTGAAGTCTCAGGTAAAGCGATCGCCGCCGCGGGGACTCATCCTTTTTCTGACTGGCGCGAGCAAGAAATAACTCCAAAACCTCGCTATCAAAACTTAGAAGCAGAATTTAAACAGTTAATTCGCGAGCTAGTTATTTTTGGTAATCATGTTCATATTGGTATGAGTGATCGCGCGATCGCACTACAGGTAATTAATCGTGTTCGTGTTTGGCTACCCGTATTACTCGCACTTTCGGCTAATTCTCCCTTTTGGTTGGGTCAAGTAACAGATTATGCCAGCTATCGTACAGAAATGTGGACACGGTTACCAATGACAGGTGCACCACAAATTTTTGCAGACGAGCAAGAATATCAGACTTTGATTGATGATTTGATCTCTGCTGGTGCAATCAAAGATCCTACTAATATTTATTGGGATATTCGCTTATCAGACAAGTTCCCTACCATTGAATTTCGCGTCACCGATATCTGTCTGACTGTAGAAGAGGCAGTGACCATTACAGGTTTAGTTCGTGCCTTAGTCTGGACTGGTTATCAAGAGGTAATTAATAATGTTCCTTTAAATCAAGTACGTCCTGAATTGTTACAGGCTGCTCAATGGTGTGCAGCGCGTTATGGCTTAACAGATAATTTAATTGATGTTATCGGCAAAATTCCCCTTCCTGCTCAAGACTTAGTTGAGAAATTTCTCAACTATTTGCGTCCAGGTTTAGAAAAGTTTGGTGATTGGGAGCTTATTTCTACTTCGGTACAAAAAATTCTCGACCAGGGTAATGGTGCGCAACGTCAGCTAGCCATATATCAAAAAAATCAAAACTTGGTTGAGGTAGTTGATTATCTTGTCGAACAAACGAAACTATTTAATATTTAA
- a CDS encoding response regulator, producing the protein MNVEPRRQKIQAADSKVPMILAVEDDIDNLLFISHALIFFKFDFITARDGKTAFNLATKYEIDLVLLDLVLPEISGFELASQLRQNVLTQDMPIIAISGLAKKQDQERALSLGCNDYLCKPYLIDDLETKIYQHLPRDQQLRSKRNLKV; encoded by the coding sequence ATGAATGTAGAACCTCGTCGTCAGAAAATCCAAGCAGCAGATTCTAAAGTTCCGATGATTTTGGCTGTGGAAGATGACATTGACAACTTGCTATTTATTTCTCATGCACTTATATTTTTCAAATTTGACTTTATTACAGCCAGGGACGGCAAAACTGCTTTTAATTTGGCAACTAAATATGAAATCGATCTGGTTCTCTTAGATTTAGTACTACCAGAGATTAGCGGTTTCGAGTTAGCCAGCCAGCTAAGACAAAATGTGTTAACTCAAGATATGCCAATTATTGCAATTTCTGGCTTGGCAAAAAAACAAGACCAAGAGCGCGCTTTGTCATTAGGCTGTAATGATTATTTATGCAAGCCTTATTTGATTGATGATTTAGAAACTAAAATTTATCAGCATTTACCTCGTGACCAACAATTAAGATCAAAACGAAATCTTAAAGTTTAA
- a CDS encoding carotenoid oxygenase family protein gives MTNTITQQANTQPYKIEEWKRGYDSQPNEYEYEITEIEGEIPVQLSGTLFRNGPGLLDIGGSAIHHPFDGDGMISAFSLKDGKAYYRNRFVQTESYVKENEAKKILYRGVFGTQKPGGLFNNIFDLKLKNIANTGVIYWGGKLLALWEAAEPHRLDPRTLETIGIEYLDGVLEPGDAFAAHPWVDPSCVMDDGAPCLVNFRIDPGLSSKITLFEFAPDGKLLRRHSHSIPGFSFIHDFIITPHYAIFFQNPVSFNPLPFLLGMRGAGECVEFQPDKPTTVVLIPRDPNNREVKTFSVESGFVFHHANAFEQDNQVCIDSIAYQTLPQVQPQSNYKEVDFDSLDPGQLWRFTLNLDNSTVERQMIESRCCEFPTHNPGKVGRQYRYLYIGAIPSDTGHNAPLQAILKLDLDTGERQIHSFAPSGYVSEPIFVPKPNAEAEDAGWVLTLVYDGSKHRSTLAILDGENLAGKAIALLHLKHHIPYGLHGSWCDEVFI, from the coding sequence ATGACTAACACGATTACTCAACAAGCAAATACTCAACCATACAAGATCGAAGAATGGAAAAGAGGTTACGATTCTCAACCCAATGAATACGAATATGAAATTACCGAAATTGAAGGAGAAATACCGGTCCAATTGTCTGGGACACTGTTTCGTAATGGGCCTGGTTTATTAGACATTGGCGGCTCGGCAATTCATCATCCTTTTGATGGAGATGGCATGATTAGTGCGTTTTCGCTCAAAGATGGTAAGGCATATTATCGCAATCGCTTTGTGCAAACCGAGTCTTACGTTAAAGAAAACGAAGCAAAAAAAATTCTCTATCGGGGAGTGTTTGGGACTCAGAAGCCTGGCGGTTTATTCAACAATATTTTTGACCTCAAGCTAAAAAATATTGCAAATACGGGGGTCATTTATTGGGGAGGCAAACTACTGGCTCTTTGGGAAGCAGCTGAACCTCACCGCTTAGATCCGCGAACTTTGGAAACGATAGGTATTGAATACCTTGACGGTGTTTTAGAACCAGGTGATGCTTTTGCAGCTCATCCTTGGGTAGATCCTAGTTGCGTAATGGATGATGGCGCACCATGTTTAGTCAACTTTCGCATAGATCCAGGATTATCAAGTAAAATAACCCTGTTTGAATTTGCTCCTGATGGTAAATTACTGCGTCGCCATTCCCACAGTATTCCTGGGTTTTCTTTTATTCACGATTTTATCATTACGCCTCATTACGCCATCTTTTTCCAGAATCCTGTTAGCTTTAATCCCCTACCCTTTTTGCTGGGAATGCGTGGTGCTGGGGAATGTGTTGAGTTTCAGCCAGATAAACCAACCACTGTAGTCTTAATTCCTCGCGATCCTAATAATCGAGAGGTCAAAACCTTTAGCGTAGAATCGGGCTTTGTGTTTCATCATGCCAATGCTTTTGAGCAAGATAACCAAGTTTGTATCGATTCAATTGCCTATCAGACTTTGCCTCAAGTACAACCCCAGTCTAACTATAAAGAAGTTGATTTCGACAGTCTCGATCCAGGACAGCTATGGCGATTTACCCTCAATCTGGATAATAGTACTGTTGAGCGCCAGATGATCGAAAGTCGTTGCTGCGAATTTCCGACCCATAATCCTGGTAAAGTTGGTCGACAATATCGCTACTTATACATAGGTGCTATACCCAGTGATACAGGACATAATGCGCCATTACAGGCAATTTTGAAATTAGACCTAGATACAGGAGAACGTCAGATACATTCTTTTGCCCCCAGTGGTTATGTTAGCGAACCCATTTTCGTACCCAAGCCCAACGCTGAAGCAGAAGATGCAGGCTGGGTCTTAACTTTGGTTTATGACGGCAGCAAACACCGTTCTACGCTAGCAATTTTAGATGGCGAAAATTTAGCAGGAAAAGCGATCGCCTTACTACATCTCAAACATCATATTCCCTATGGTTTACACGGTAGCTGGTGTGACGAAGTGTTTATTTAA
- a CDS encoding response regulator transcription factor, with amino-acid sequence MTSHILVVEDEVKLAQFIKIELEFEQYKVTHALDGFTGLSSAREIQPDLILLDWMLPGISGPEICRRLRQTGDKVPIILLTAKDEVSDRVVGLDAGADDYVIKPFSIEELLARVRANLRRDHESEIDLLQFSDLTLNRSTREVFRGQRSIELTAKEFDLLEYLLSHPRQVLTRDQILERVWGYDFMGDSNIIEVYVRYLRLKLEQQQEPRLIQTLRGVGYVLRE; translated from the coding sequence ATGACATCACATATTTTAGTGGTAGAAGATGAGGTTAAGCTAGCTCAGTTCATCAAGATTGAACTAGAGTTTGAACAATATAAGGTTACTCATGCACTAGATGGCTTTACTGGATTATCTTCTGCCCGAGAGATTCAACCAGATTTGATTCTGCTTGATTGGATGTTACCTGGAATATCGGGACCAGAAATTTGTCGTCGTCTGCGGCAGACAGGGGATAAAGTACCAATTATTTTGCTCACTGCTAAAGATGAAGTAAGCGATCGCGTTGTAGGCTTAGACGCTGGTGCCGATGATTATGTGATCAAACCCTTTAGTATTGAAGAACTCCTGGCGAGAGTAAGAGCCAATTTACGTCGTGATCACGAGTCAGAAATAGACCTGCTGCAATTTAGCGATCTGACCCTCAATCGTTCTACTCGCGAAGTATTTCGGGGACAGCGTTCGATTGAATTAACCGCCAAAGAATTCGATCTTTTAGAGTATCTATTATCTCATCCCCGCCAGGTATTAACTCGCGACCAAATTTTAGAGCGAGTCTGGGGTTATGACTTTATGGGCGACTCTAATATTATTGAAGTCTATGTTCGCTATCTACGCCTCAAGCTAGAGCAACAGCAAGAACCCCGCCTGATCCAAACATTACGGGGTGTCGGCTATGTTTTGCGGGAGTAG